A single genomic interval of Gouania willdenowi chromosome 22, fGouWil2.1, whole genome shotgun sequence harbors:
- the cln8 gene encoding protein CLN8, translating to MAPEQQSIHLPQPSSDFFSWDHRLHLIGLGFGFYTAVFLLSHLLSAALCYTYNSLQTKEKVFWNLAATRAAFGIQSAVAGLRALTEDSALSRDRVRGQEDWSWFHVLTATGFFLFENVALHVSSVVFWSFDLSLATHHFFALSGYAGAVVWDSLGHFLPMVTLLLEMSTPFTCISWMLLKAGWASTLFWRANQWVMIHMFHCRMVLTYYMWWVTWTHWGELRVHVALPQRLLFFTGLALLTLIINPIWTHKKTMQLLNPVDWNFGNKAAPLNSFSKARSDVSAKAHTS from the exons ATGGCTCCTGAGCAGCAGAGCATCCATCTACCTCAGCCTAGTTCTGACTTCTTCTCCTGGGACCACCGCCTCCACCTTATTGGCCTGGGGTTTGGTTTCTACACTGCAGTATTTCTCCTCTCCCACCTCCTGTCTGCAGCTCTGTGCTACACATACAACTCCCTGCAGACTAAGGAGAAGGTTTTCTGGAACCTTGCAGCCACCAGAGCAGCATTTGGCATCCAGAGTGCTGTAGCAGGACTACGGGCTCTGACCGAGGACTCTGCATTGAGCAGAGACAGGGTCAGAGGTCAAGAAGACTGGTCGTGGTTTCACGTTCTCACAGCTACgggtttctttttgtttgagaatgtgGCTCTTCATGTTTCCAGTGTTGTGTTTTGGTCTTTTGACCTCTCTCTGGCTACACACCACTTCTTCGCCCTGTCGGGGTACGCAGGTGCAGTCGTCTGGGATTCACTGGGACACTTTTTGCCAATGGTTACACTTCTGTTAGAGATGAGCACCCCGTTCACCTGCATATCTTGGATGTTACTAAAG GCTGGCTGGGCAAGCACTCTATTCTGGAGAGCCAACCAATGGGTGATGATCCACATGTTCCATTGTCGCATGGTGCTGACCTACTACATGTGGTGGGTGACTTGGACCCACTGGGGTGAGCTAAGAGTCCACGTGGCGTTACCTCAGCGTTTGCTTTTTTTCACTGGCCTTGCTCTGCTCACACTCATCATCAACCCCATATGGACCCACAAGAAGACCATGCAGCTGCTCAACCCAGTGGACTGGAACTTTGGCAACAAAGCAGCGCCTCTGAATTCTTTTTCTAAGGCTCGGTCAGATGTTTCTGCAAAAGCCCACACCAGCTAA